In one window of Arthrobacter pascens DNA:
- a CDS encoding LysR family transcriptional regulator — protein MGKELLNDESLDLFDMRRLALLLEVVEQGSITAAAELMMYTPSAVSQQLRKLEQEVGQPLLNRRSRGVVPTEAGQVLAGHARKIVRQMQAARSDLGQMAGLKRGSLTVGTFPTVAGSFLPIVIRTFKKRYPAIGLSVRSARFDELVADLQSGVTGLCLLWDYPWNPFRDDSIRVTEVFRESTVILVARGHRLADREEVSMEDLRKESWIVRAEAHPVVEVLQRSAHDAGFEPEIAFLANDYQEAQAMVSVGMGVAMVPKTAVALQHPDVTVLSLGSAAPLRRVLLAQREDKVYAPAEVAFHSTLLEIAGERAGDYL, from the coding sequence ATGGGTAAAGAATTGCTTAACGATGAGAGTCTTGATTTGTTCGACATGAGGCGGCTGGCACTGCTGCTGGAGGTGGTGGAGCAGGGATCCATTACAGCTGCGGCCGAGCTCATGATGTATACCCCCTCGGCTGTCTCCCAGCAGCTGCGCAAGCTCGAACAGGAGGTGGGGCAGCCTTTGCTCAACCGGCGCTCCCGCGGCGTCGTGCCCACAGAGGCTGGTCAGGTCCTTGCCGGACACGCCCGCAAGATAGTGCGGCAGATGCAGGCAGCGCGGTCGGATCTGGGCCAGATGGCCGGCCTGAAACGAGGGTCGCTGACCGTGGGCACCTTCCCCACCGTGGCCGGATCCTTTCTTCCCATCGTCATCCGGACCTTCAAGAAGCGATATCCGGCCATCGGCCTCTCTGTACGGAGCGCCCGCTTCGATGAACTGGTGGCGGATTTGCAGTCCGGGGTCACAGGGCTTTGCCTGCTCTGGGACTACCCTTGGAATCCTTTCCGGGATGATTCCATTCGTGTGACCGAGGTCTTCCGGGAGAGCACAGTGATTCTGGTAGCCCGTGGCCACCGGCTCGCCGACCGGGAGGAGGTGAGCATGGAGGATCTCCGCAAGGAGTCCTGGATAGTGCGCGCCGAGGCCCACCCCGTGGTGGAGGTCCTGCAGCGTTCCGCCCACGACGCCGGGTTCGAACCGGAGATTGCCTTCCTGGCCAACGACTATCAGGAGGCCCAGGCGATGGTCAGTGTGGGAATGGGCGTTGCCATGGTGCCCAAGACTGCCGTGGCGCTTCAGCATCCCGACGTGACGGTACTGAGCCTCGGTTCTGCCGCCCCTCTGCGACGGGTACTGCTGGCCCAGCGCGAGGACAAGGTCTACGCCCCGGCAGAGGTGGCCTTTCACTCCACCCTGCTGGAAATCGCCGGTGAACGAGCCGGCGATTACCTCTAG
- a CDS encoding PrpF domain-containing protein, with the protein MKIEAQWMRGGTSKCWVFEAEHLQEGGASLDVLLPRLFGSPDPRQIDGVGGATSTTSKAVILHRPAGDDVDVEYTFAQVGIEEAAVDWGSNCGNGSAVVGLYAIEKGWVLPSGDVTRIVTRNTNTGQIIVQRVGTPDGALADVPDAQMPGVPFPGYPVGLGFQDPAGRTTGSLLPTGSATDTITAGGTRWTVSMVDAGAPVVMLRAEELGLDPARYDSWRAGVELQLDTLELVRRQAAVRMGLSPTIAGAARAIPKLAIVAAPSEVEAGSFDANVLMLSMGKPHPALAVTGGIALTLAASTPGTVMHTITGKAPGTTLRLRTPAGMIETWSEEHNGSLLVGVDRTARTIASTIIHLPEVPGSAVAASLAGATR; encoded by the coding sequence ATGAAGATTGAAGCGCAGTGGATGCGGGGAGGCACCAGCAAGTGCTGGGTGTTCGAGGCGGAGCATCTCCAGGAGGGCGGCGCCAGCCTGGATGTGCTGCTCCCGCGATTGTTCGGCAGTCCCGACCCTCGCCAGATCGACGGCGTCGGCGGGGCAACCTCAACCACCAGTAAAGCGGTGATCCTGCACCGCCCAGCCGGGGACGACGTTGACGTGGAGTACACCTTCGCCCAGGTGGGCATCGAGGAAGCTGCCGTGGACTGGGGAAGCAACTGCGGGAACGGCTCAGCGGTTGTGGGCTTGTACGCCATCGAGAAGGGGTGGGTGCTCCCCAGCGGAGACGTCACCCGGATCGTTACCCGCAACACCAACACCGGACAGATCATCGTCCAGCGCGTGGGCACCCCCGACGGCGCCCTGGCCGACGTTCCGGATGCGCAGATGCCGGGCGTACCGTTCCCCGGCTACCCCGTGGGGCTCGGCTTCCAGGACCCTGCCGGTAGGACCACCGGGTCGCTGCTGCCCACCGGATCGGCCACCGATACCATCACCGCCGGCGGAACCCGCTGGACCGTGTCGATGGTTGATGCCGGAGCACCTGTGGTGATGCTGCGCGCTGAAGAGCTGGGCCTGGATCCGGCCCGATACGACAGCTGGCGTGCAGGAGTGGAGCTGCAGTTGGATACCTTGGAGCTGGTCCGCCGGCAGGCCGCTGTCCGGATGGGGCTCTCGCCCACAATCGCCGGAGCGGCCCGGGCGATACCCAAACTCGCCATCGTCGCCGCGCCGTCCGAGGTCGAGGCCGGCTCCTTCGATGCGAACGTCCTGATGCTCTCGATGGGCAAGCCCCACCCGGCCCTGGCCGTTACCGGCGGCATCGCGCTGACCCTCGCGGCCAGCACCCCCGGCACTGTGATGCACACCATCACAGGGAAGGCTCCAGGAACCACCCTCCGGCTCCGCACACCCGCCGGAATGATCGAGACGTGGAGCGAGGAACACAACGGGAGCCTCCTCGTAGGCGTCGACCGCACAGCCCGCACCATCGCCAGCACCATCATCCACCTCCCCGAGGTTCCCGGCAGCGCAGTTGCTGCTTCCCTCGCGGGAGCCACCCGCTGA
- a CDS encoding SLC13 family permease translates to MTKTEDRTTAAARETVDEARGEGARRPTRRRRILLVAVAAGFAILALIALVLGGGIFNPGATAEPEHTMTAVQIVPLVILVLMFVVATKWPLNIGVMGLVASFGVGYFMLGMTDKEILEEFPASIVLTIIGVTYFFSMAQRNGTIDIIVQNCVRLVRGRTMLLPWVFFLIAAALTSLGTFSPAAVALLAPAAIGFAYESRIHPVLMGAFIINGAHAGGFSPLSVAGVLVHDIALKNGFPISSGALFVASFALNLILSALTIVLFAIIGRLRDGEGGHRADLDSPRTTRPRGQQILTLALIAVMLVCTLVFHMPIGFVALSAGLLLALVNIKEHQTFIGGVSWSTVLLVAGMITYVSLLQHVGVIDTLAEQALALGAPLLVALVLCYVIGVGSAFASSTALLTAFIPLAGPLLATSSLSASGTVAALAIAATVVDVSPFSTDGALVVANARADDRQRVYRQLMAYAGGVVLVAPALAWVLLVPTGIM, encoded by the coding sequence ATGACCAAGACTGAGGACCGCACCACTGCCGCTGCGCGCGAGACTGTCGACGAGGCGCGGGGCGAAGGTGCCAGGCGTCCAACCCGACGGCGCCGTATCCTACTGGTGGCAGTGGCTGCGGGTTTCGCGATCCTGGCTTTGATTGCCCTCGTGCTGGGGGGTGGCATCTTCAATCCAGGGGCCACTGCGGAACCGGAGCACACCATGACCGCTGTCCAGATCGTCCCCCTTGTCATCCTCGTCTTGATGTTCGTGGTCGCCACCAAATGGCCGCTGAATATCGGCGTGATGGGGCTGGTGGCCTCCTTCGGCGTCGGCTATTTCATGCTCGGGATGACGGACAAGGAGATTCTCGAGGAGTTCCCGGCCAGCATCGTTCTGACGATCATCGGAGTCACCTACTTCTTCAGCATGGCCCAGCGGAACGGCACCATCGACATCATCGTCCAGAACTGCGTTCGCCTCGTCAGGGGCAGGACGATGCTGCTGCCCTGGGTGTTTTTCCTGATCGCAGCCGCCCTGACCTCGCTGGGCACCTTCTCGCCGGCTGCAGTCGCGCTGCTGGCACCGGCAGCCATCGGCTTCGCCTACGAGTCCCGCATCCATCCCGTGCTTATGGGCGCGTTCATCATCAACGGAGCCCACGCCGGCGGCTTTTCCCCGCTGTCCGTGGCCGGCGTGCTCGTCCACGACATTGCCCTCAAAAACGGCTTTCCCATCTCTTCGGGCGCGCTCTTCGTGGCCAGCTTCGCCCTGAACCTCATTCTCTCCGCGCTGACCATCGTGCTGTTCGCCATCATCGGCCGGTTGCGCGACGGCGAAGGCGGCCACCGTGCCGACCTGGACTCCCCCCGCACCACCCGTCCCCGCGGCCAGCAGATCCTCACGCTGGCGCTGATCGCAGTGATGCTCGTTTGTACCCTGGTTTTCCATATGCCGATCGGCTTTGTGGCCCTCTCCGCCGGACTCCTGCTTGCGCTGGTCAACATCAAGGAACACCAGACCTTCATCGGCGGCGTTTCCTGGTCCACCGTCCTGCTGGTTGCCGGCATGATCACCTACGTCTCCCTGCTCCAGCATGTGGGCGTCATCGATACCCTCGCCGAGCAGGCCCTGGCCCTGGGCGCACCGCTGCTGGTCGCACTGGTCCTCTGCTACGTCATCGGCGTCGGCTCAGCCTTTGCCTCCTCCACGGCGTTGCTGACTGCTTTCATCCCCCTCGCCGGTCCGCTGCTGGCCACGAGTTCACTGAGCGCCTCCGGAACAGTGGCAGCCCTGGCCATCGCCGCCACCGTAGTGGATGTCTCGCCCTTCTCCACCGACGGCGCGCTGGTGGTCGCCAACGCCCGCGCTGACGACAGGCAGCGCGTCTACCGGCAGCTGATGGCGTATGCCGGGGGAGTGGTGCTGGTGGCACCGGCCCTGGCGTGGGTTCTGCTGGTCCCCACCGGCATCATGTAA
- a CDS encoding ABC transporter ATP-binding protein, which produces MKISIQNLQLKYGDFVAIENLNLDIGDGEALVLLGQSGCGKTSTMRCLAGLEEPSAGRIIIDDVVVFDSERGINLPPNKRNVGMVFQSYAVWPHMTVFQNVAYSLNLQKLSKNEVKERVTEVLTMVGLEKFADRGASLLSGGQMQRVALARSLVMRPSVLMLDEPLSNLDARLRDRLRVELREIQLRLGLTCVYVTHDQHEAFALADRIALLQGGKIVQIGGPREMYETPASASIAHFLGVSNVMDCEAVAGGDGSSSATVAGHDFTVHSSQRIPSGTRQMKVCMRAEDLQISAQPKTAANAWKGKVMVAGFQGNDVRYAVELDSGLELDALGTIKRGEQHDVGDSVWVTIEPGQVQILPAEVLA; this is translated from the coding sequence ATGAAAATCAGCATTCAGAACCTGCAACTGAAATACGGCGATTTCGTCGCCATCGAAAACCTCAACCTCGATATCGGAGACGGCGAGGCTCTGGTCCTCCTGGGCCAGTCGGGCTGCGGCAAGACCAGCACCATGCGGTGCCTGGCCGGCCTGGAAGAGCCCAGCGCCGGCAGGATCATCATCGATGACGTCGTCGTCTTTGATTCGGAAAGAGGCATTAATCTGCCTCCCAACAAGCGCAACGTCGGCATGGTCTTCCAGTCCTACGCCGTCTGGCCGCACATGACTGTTTTCCAGAACGTCGCCTATTCCCTGAACCTGCAGAAACTCTCCAAGAATGAAGTCAAGGAACGCGTGACGGAAGTCCTGACGATGGTCGGACTGGAAAAGTTCGCAGACCGTGGCGCCAGCCTTCTGAGCGGTGGCCAGATGCAGCGCGTCGCCCTGGCCCGCAGCCTGGTCATGCGACCCAGCGTGCTGATGCTTGACGAGCCTCTCTCGAACCTGGATGCAAGGCTTCGTGACAGGCTCCGCGTCGAACTCCGGGAAATCCAGTTGCGCCTGGGCCTCACCTGCGTCTACGTCACCCACGACCAGCACGAAGCATTCGCCCTGGCCGACCGCATTGCCCTGCTGCAAGGGGGCAAGATTGTTCAGATCGGAGGCCCCCGCGAGATGTACGAAACGCCGGCCAGCGCCTCCATAGCCCACTTCCTCGGCGTCTCCAACGTCATGGACTGCGAGGCGGTGGCAGGCGGAGACGGTTCCTCGTCCGCGACGGTCGCCGGACACGACTTCACTGTCCACTCCTCACAACGCATCCCGTCGGGCACGCGGCAGATGAAGGTCTGCATGCGGGCCGAAGACCTCCAGATCAGTGCCCAGCCTAAAACTGCAGCCAACGCGTGGAAAGGGAAAGTCATGGTCGCCGGATTCCAGGGCAACGATGTCCGATACGCCGTCGAACTGGACAGCGGACTTGAACTTGACGCCCTCGGAACAATCAAACGGGGCGAACAACACGACGTGGGAGACTCCGTCTGGGTCACGATCGAACCCGGTCAGGTACAGATCCTCCCGGCGGAGGTGCTCGCATGA
- a CDS encoding ABC transporter permease, with translation MSIKTPLATPAIAAGERNTGPARHRRTKALAKLRKSTPATIIIAILSVLVLLPLALVLLAAFSDAVPRPGNISLGGLTFDNLVLLATPEALGALGNSLMVGAGSAVVALIIGAFLAFVCARTDAPMRKFIFFIGMAPMFIPALVGALAWSLLSSPSAGYLNILLRDLGLDFIINIYSLPGLIFVLGIFYAPYAFLLMHSSLSMMNADLEEAATVHGATLKTMLRTVTLPLALPAVLGSAILVFALTMENFPVAQVIGNPAGIDTLPTYIYRLMNATPAKSNQAASIAIVLTAALLIITVVQQRIINKRKFTTVTGKGNRPRQVPLRKLRWPFTIIALAYFAVAVILPMLALLTASMQATPFVASIPQLFETGALSFSKLGDVLNSHDFQLALRNSVLVAIFAAAAGTTLSFVASYVRYRTKSRGGQLIELIAMTPLAVPAIVMGIGLLWTWLLLPVPVYGTLAILAIACVAVFLPQGYRGISASMLQMDQDLEDSAVMLGARRAKAIISVTLPLMRVGITSSFLLFLMLSMRELSASIFLFTSNTRILSILVFDNFDNGQSQAAAAVSVLYIVVIAVLAVIAQKVGANRKLATIK, from the coding sequence ATGAGCATCAAAACGCCACTGGCAACCCCCGCCATCGCAGCCGGGGAACGGAACACCGGACCGGCGCGCCACCGCCGAACCAAAGCACTGGCAAAACTGCGCAAGAGCACACCCGCGACGATCATCATCGCAATACTGAGTGTCCTGGTATTGCTCCCGCTGGCTCTGGTCCTGCTTGCTGCCTTCTCGGACGCAGTTCCCCGCCCGGGAAACATCTCCCTCGGTGGACTGACTTTTGACAACCTCGTGCTCCTGGCCACTCCCGAGGCCCTCGGAGCCCTCGGTAATTCGCTCATGGTGGGCGCCGGCTCAGCGGTTGTTGCACTGATCATCGGCGCCTTTCTCGCCTTCGTCTGTGCCCGCACCGACGCCCCGATGCGCAAGTTCATCTTCTTCATCGGCATGGCGCCCATGTTCATCCCGGCACTCGTCGGGGCACTGGCCTGGTCACTGCTCTCTTCCCCCAGTGCCGGCTACCTCAATATTCTGCTCCGGGACCTGGGCCTGGACTTCATCATCAACATTTACAGCCTGCCCGGCCTGATCTTCGTCCTCGGCATTTTTTACGCCCCCTATGCCTTCCTCCTCATGCACAGCTCGTTGTCCATGATGAACGCCGACCTCGAAGAAGCCGCGACAGTCCACGGGGCAACACTGAAGACCATGCTGCGGACAGTCACCCTCCCTTTGGCGCTGCCGGCAGTCCTCGGGTCAGCAATTCTGGTTTTTGCCCTGACCATGGAAAACTTTCCCGTCGCCCAGGTAATCGGCAACCCGGCAGGCATCGACACACTGCCCACCTACATCTACCGGCTGATGAACGCGACACCGGCCAAGAGCAACCAGGCTGCCAGCATCGCCATCGTTCTGACTGCAGCCCTGCTCATCATCACCGTCGTTCAGCAGCGCATCATCAACAAACGCAAGTTCACCACTGTGACCGGAAAAGGCAACCGGCCCCGCCAAGTACCGCTGCGGAAACTCCGCTGGCCGTTCACCATCATCGCCCTTGCCTACTTCGCGGTCGCAGTCATCCTTCCGATGCTTGCACTCCTGACAGCCTCAATGCAGGCGACACCGTTCGTTGCCTCAATTCCACAGCTGTTCGAAACGGGGGCGCTCAGCTTCTCCAAGCTCGGAGACGTCCTCAATTCCCATGATTTCCAGCTCGCCCTGCGAAACAGCGTCCTCGTTGCGATTTTCGCCGCCGCGGCAGGGACGACGTTGAGCTTCGTGGCCTCCTACGTCCGCTACCGGACCAAGTCCCGCGGCGGCCAACTCATCGAACTGATAGCCATGACTCCGCTGGCGGTTCCGGCCATCGTGATGGGCATAGGACTGCTCTGGACCTGGCTGCTCCTGCCCGTTCCGGTCTACGGAACACTGGCCATCCTCGCCATCGCCTGCGTCGCCGTATTCCTTCCCCAGGGCTACCGCGGCATCTCGGCCTCGATGCTGCAAATGGACCAGGACCTGGAAGACAGCGCCGTCATGCTCGGTGCCCGCAGGGCGAAGGCCATCATCTCAGTCACCCTTCCACTCATGCGTGTCGGCATCACGTCCTCATTCCTGCTCTTCCTCATGCTCTCCATGAGGGAGCTCAGCGCTTCCATCTTCCTGTTCACGTCCAATACGCGGATCCTCTCGATCCTGGTATTCGACAACTTCGACAACGGACAAAGCCAAGCCGCCGCAGCGGTCAGCGTGCTGTACATCGTCGTCATCGCCGTGCTGGCCGTGATCGCCCAAAAAGTGGGCGCCAACCGCAAGCTCGCCACCATCAAATAG
- a CDS encoding ABC transporter substrate-binding protein — protein MKLTSKIPLIAASVLLSLGMAACGTAQSNSVVTAAAEVKTDDGLVINGESIADKTTYDKAKTQTLSLYSGYTESSESALVAAFTKDTGIKVNVVRLTPNKLAERVLSEQGAGKLGADVVRTSDYRIAKSLEDAKVWQTYDVPGAAQFKDVTVDGGQFTRMFNSIYTIGYNSQLVKEADAPKSWSDAVSGKYQGKLGIVQGGSGGSTAALNRFMETKMGPDYFQKYAAQKPTIYDSLGAEATALARGEVAVGTVTVSGTNISAVQDKAPVKFIIPEEGLVAYDYYLGMAASATNVEAAKVFMNYNLSKQGQKVFAQLGEYPARTDVEPPTIMGVQLPAVDSGKVYRMPNTDAGTFGKDDLAKWNKVFGYSK, from the coding sequence ATGAAGTTAACGTCCAAAATCCCCCTGATCGCCGCCAGCGTCCTTCTCTCCCTGGGCATGGCCGCCTGCGGGACAGCCCAAAGCAACAGCGTCGTCACGGCCGCTGCCGAAGTTAAGACCGACGACGGGCTCGTCATCAATGGCGAGTCAATCGCGGACAAGACGACCTACGACAAGGCCAAAACGCAGACCCTGAGCCTCTACTCCGGCTACACAGAGTCATCCGAAAGCGCACTGGTCGCAGCCTTCACCAAGGACACCGGCATCAAAGTCAACGTCGTGCGGTTGACCCCCAACAAACTTGCAGAACGGGTCCTGTCCGAACAGGGAGCCGGCAAGCTCGGGGCCGACGTGGTCCGCACCTCGGATTACCGGATCGCGAAGTCCCTGGAGGATGCCAAAGTCTGGCAGACCTACGACGTCCCGGGTGCCGCGCAGTTCAAGGACGTTACTGTCGACGGCGGACAGTTCACCCGCATGTTCAACTCCATCTACACCATCGGCTACAACAGCCAGCTGGTCAAAGAAGCCGACGCCCCGAAGTCCTGGTCCGACGCCGTCAGCGGAAAATATCAGGGCAAGCTCGGCATCGTCCAAGGCGGCTCAGGTGGCAGCACTGCGGCACTGAACAGGTTCATGGAAACCAAGATGGGCCCTGACTACTTCCAGAAATATGCGGCACAGAAACCGACCATCTACGACTCCCTCGGCGCTGAAGCCACCGCCCTCGCCCGCGGCGAAGTGGCCGTAGGAACCGTAACCGTCAGCGGAACCAACATCTCCGCCGTCCAGGACAAAGCGCCCGTGAAGTTCATCATCCCGGAAGAAGGCCTGGTCGCCTACGACTATTACCTCGGCATGGCAGCCTCAGCAACGAACGTTGAGGCCGCAAAGGTATTCATGAACTACAACCTCTCCAAGCAGGGACAGAAGGTCTTCGCGCAGCTCGGTGAATACCCGGCCCGGACCGATGTTGAACCGCCCACGATCATGGGTGTCCAGCTTCCTGCAGTCGACTCCGGCAAGGTCTACCGCATGCCGAACACTGACGCTGGAACCTTTGGCAAGGATGATCTGGCCAAGTGGAACAAGGTATTCGGTTACAGCAAGTAA
- a CDS encoding family 4 glycosyl hydrolase translates to MRLMIAGGGGFRVPLVYRALSSGAFAGLVSELVLFDVDPARLQAITAVLRSMPLPPEADARPPAIRTTSSLPEALAGSQLVFAAIRPGGTAGRIADERVAQDLGLLGQETTGAGGISYALRTIPEMLDLAREMREHCPDAWLINFTNPAGMVTEALLPVLGRKVIGICDSAGGLVHRAARAAGLSLPDGRLDGVGYYGLNHLGWLYRLESEGRDLLPGLLSDPQALASFEEGRLFPQPFLARLGALPNEYLYYYYQRDSAAAAIRAMTQTRGESIHRQQADLYPRLAEAGAGAYRLWDGARRAREEGYLAEARTHGEQRDEDDLAGGGYERVALAVMKAISGGGGAQLILNTRNRLPAAGAAADPGGGSAADPGPAEAAIPGLPPDAVVEVPCTVTPDGAVPLAQSAPAAEQLALLQQVKEVERLTVQAATQGDRAAAVEAFARHPLVDSAELGAALLAGYEREFPALQLRWRTWT, encoded by the coding sequence ATGCGGCTCATGATTGCCGGCGGCGGCGGCTTCCGCGTTCCGCTTGTCTATCGGGCGCTGTCCTCCGGCGCCTTCGCCGGGCTGGTCAGCGAACTGGTGCTGTTCGACGTCGACCCCGCCCGGCTCCAGGCCATCACCGCGGTGCTGCGCTCCATGCCGCTCCCGCCGGAAGCCGATGCCCGGCCGCCGGCCATACGCACCACCAGTTCCCTGCCCGAAGCACTGGCAGGGTCCCAGCTGGTTTTCGCGGCCATCCGTCCGGGCGGCACGGCAGGCCGCATCGCCGACGAACGCGTGGCCCAGGACCTTGGCCTGCTGGGCCAGGAGACCACTGGGGCGGGAGGTATTTCCTACGCCCTGCGCACCATCCCCGAAATGCTGGACCTCGCCCGGGAAATGCGGGAACACTGCCCCGATGCCTGGCTCATCAACTTCACCAACCCGGCCGGAATGGTCACCGAGGCCCTGCTGCCCGTCCTGGGACGGAAAGTCATCGGGATCTGCGACTCCGCGGGCGGGCTGGTCCACCGGGCCGCACGGGCCGCCGGCCTGTCGCTGCCTGATGGAAGGCTCGACGGCGTGGGCTACTACGGCCTCAACCACCTGGGCTGGCTCTACCGGCTGGAGTCCGAAGGCCGGGACCTGCTTCCGGGCCTGCTGTCCGACCCGCAGGCGCTCGCATCGTTCGAGGAAGGCCGGCTGTTCCCCCAGCCGTTCCTTGCCCGCCTGGGCGCCCTTCCCAATGAATACCTGTACTACTACTACCAGCGGGACAGTGCGGCCGCGGCGATTCGCGCAATGACACAGACCCGCGGCGAGTCCATCCACCGCCAGCAGGCAGACCTCTATCCCCGGCTGGCGGAGGCGGGAGCCGGAGCCTATCGCCTGTGGGACGGCGCCCGAAGAGCCCGGGAGGAAGGCTACCTTGCCGAAGCCCGCACCCATGGTGAGCAGCGCGACGAAGACGACCTCGCCGGCGGCGGGTACGAACGCGTGGCCCTGGCTGTCATGAAGGCAATTTCCGGCGGCGGTGGCGCCCAGCTGATCCTCAACACACGCAACAGGCTGCCGGCGGCGGGCGCTGCTGCCGACCCGGGTGGCGGCAGTGCTGCGGACCCGGGTCCTGCAGAAGCAGCCATCCCCGGACTGCCCCCGGACGCCGTCGTCGAGGTCCCCTGCACCGTAACGCCCGACGGGGCGGTGCCGCTTGCGCAATCGGCGCCGGCAGCTGAGCAGCTTGCCCTCCTCCAGCAGGTCAAGGAGGTGGAACGGCTCACTGTCCAAGCCGCAACGCAGGGAGACCGGGCGGCCGCCGTCGAGGCCTTTGCCCGGCACCCGCTGGTGGACTCAGCGGAACTTGGTGCTGCTTTATTGGCCGGATATGAACGGGAATTTCCGGCACTGCAGCTGCGCTGGCGCACCTGGACGTAA
- a CDS encoding carbohydrate kinase family protein, translating to MDAIPARRFDPLSAVRAPSDGEFDLILAGTVFQDIIFTGLPHAPEPGTEIWSEGMGSCPGGVANQAIAAARLGLRTGLAAAFGDDGYGDYNWKILAGQEHVDLSLSRRIPGWHSPVTVSLSVEKDRSLVTHGHPAPVTSSELIGLPPAALAGIAELGTEIEPWAKAAHAAGVKLFGDVGWDPSGEWAPVRLDNLQYFHAFLPNQREAMAFTGKDDPWAALYALADRVPVAVVTLGAQGAMAVDSETGEEEWVPSLPVTAYDPTGAGDCFDAAFIVGSLAGWPLGNRLRFANLCASLAVQEVGGSLAAPGWGDIADWWQRANARRERQSSQWLRRFAFLAEIVHDVPLAAQRRATATIAHLSDA from the coding sequence ATGGACGCGATCCCCGCCCGCCGCTTCGACCCGCTGTCTGCCGTCCGCGCCCCGTCAGACGGGGAGTTTGACCTGATCCTCGCCGGAACAGTGTTCCAGGACATTATCTTCACCGGGCTGCCCCATGCCCCGGAGCCCGGGACGGAGATCTGGAGCGAGGGCATGGGCAGCTGCCCTGGAGGCGTGGCGAACCAGGCCATCGCGGCGGCACGGCTGGGCCTGCGGACAGGCCTGGCGGCGGCCTTCGGGGATGACGGCTACGGGGACTACAACTGGAAGATCCTGGCCGGACAGGAACACGTTGACCTCAGCCTCTCCCGCCGTATTCCGGGCTGGCACTCGCCGGTAACGGTCTCGCTGAGCGTGGAGAAGGACCGCTCCCTGGTGACGCACGGCCACCCGGCTCCGGTGACGTCCTCCGAGCTGATCGGCCTGCCCCCTGCCGCGCTCGCAGGCATCGCGGAGCTGGGCACGGAAATTGAGCCGTGGGCCAAGGCAGCGCACGCGGCCGGGGTCAAGCTTTTCGGGGACGTGGGGTGGGACCCCAGCGGTGAATGGGCGCCGGTGCGGCTGGACAACCTGCAGTATTTCCACGCTTTCCTTCCCAACCAGCGCGAGGCCATGGCGTTCACCGGGAAGGACGATCCGTGGGCCGCCCTGTACGCCCTCGCCGACCGTGTCCCGGTTGCCGTGGTGACGCTTGGCGCCCAGGGTGCCATGGCCGTGGACTCCGAGACGGGTGAGGAGGAATGGGTGCCGTCGCTTCCGGTCACGGCCTACGATCCGACCGGCGCGGGCGACTGCTTTGATGCGGCCTTCATTGTGGGCAGCCTGGCCGGCTGGCCGCTGGGAAACAGGCTGCGGTTCGCCAACTTGTGCGCCTCACTGGCGGTGCAGGAGGTGGGCGGTTCACTGGCCGCCCCCGGATGGGGCGACATCGCCGACTGGTGGCAGCGGGCCAACGCCCGGCGGGAACGCCAGAGCAGCCAGTGGCTGCGCCGGTTCGCGTTCCTCGCTGAGATCGTCCATGATGTCCCGCTGGCCGCACAGCGCCGGGCCACCGCCACCATCGCCCATCTCTCCGACGCCTGA